A segment of the Fusarium oxysporum f. sp. lycopersici 4287 chromosome 4, whole genome shotgun sequence genome:
GTAAGAAGGTTGCCTCAGAGGAGGCCAGGAAGAACATCATCAATGGCGTCATGGAATTTGTCGAAAGACCTGTTGGTACTGTTGCCACCCAGGTCTTGTGAGAGGGTCAAACCACAACAAAAAGATGTACATTACGGAGATTAAGCCATGTATCACTAGGCACAAGCCAGCAAGTCATTGTAAAGGGTCATGAATTCAACTCATCTGGGTAATGCCGTCTAATCTTAGGTGCAACCGATATCTATATGCCGCATACGGTCTACAAAGACATGTCTAGAGCTTGGAACTGATGCATCGTATGCCCTTAGCCCAACGTGTCCGACATTTATTTTGATGTTTCTTACGCCTTCAGGGCACCGGCCTCCTTGAGCAGAGAAGCAAGCTTTCCACCAGACTTTAAGCTCTGAACGTCAGAGTTGCCGCCAATGTGCTGCTGCTTGATGTAGACATTGGGAACGGTGCGCTGGCCAGAGATTTGCTCAAGAGCGTCCTGGAGGGCAGAACCGTCGGCTATAAGGCGTTAGAGACCGTTATTTGATGCAATGGCTGAGAACTGTAAAACTTACAaacttcgtcaagctcgAGGAGCTCGTACTCGGCGTTGAGCTCATCCAAAGTCTTCTTGGTCTGCTTGCAGTAAGGGCAGTATGACTTGGAGAAGACAACTACGAGGGGTCATTAGCAGGGGTCCAGCGCGGGGCACAAAACAGAGATAACGTACCAACAGAGTTGTTGTCAATGAGCTGCTGAACCTTGGTAGATGCTTGAGTCATTGTGCCTGGGCTTGTTGCGCGAGTGAAGAATGATCTAAAGAAATTCATAGAGGAGAGCGAGAGGCTTTGATGTAGGAGAAGGGAAAGTGGGGGGGAGGTATTTATTCTACGTCAGATAGAGGTTGATTTGGCTGTACTGGGCTGTAATGCTGGACTGTGAAAGGCGAGTTTG
Coding sequences within it:
- a CDS encoding glutaredoxin 3, giving the protein MNFFRSFFTRATSPGTMTQASTKVQQLIDNNSVVVFSKSYCPYCKQTKKTLDELNAEYELLELDEVSDGSALQDALEQISGQRTVPNVYIKQQHIGGNSDVQSLKSGGKLASLLKEAGALKA